In the Chroococcidiopsis sp. SAG 2025 genome, one interval contains:
- the ruvA gene encoding Holliday junction branch migration protein RuvA, protein MISYLKGTVASIVKSSGNRVILILEVNACGYEMQIPARLSQELTAGEQTQIFTHLQVREEQPSLYGFASSVQRDLFRLLIGVSGIGAALAIALLDTFDISDLVQAIVSNNTQLLLQTPGVGGKTAERICLELKSKLVSWSQTAGLATTTAAIPLAPNILEEVQAALLAVGYSPSEISQALTAVSQNALVPKNASPEEWMKQAMTWLSSQ, encoded by the coding sequence ATGATTAGCTATCTCAAGGGTACAGTTGCCAGCATTGTCAAAAGTAGTGGTAATCGCGTCATCCTGATTCTAGAGGTGAACGCTTGCGGCTATGAAATGCAAATTCCCGCCCGACTATCGCAGGAATTAACTGCTGGCGAACAGACACAAATCTTTACCCATCTCCAAGTGCGGGAAGAACAGCCATCACTGTACGGCTTTGCTTCTAGCGTACAACGAGACTTATTTCGCTTGTTGATCGGCGTTAGCGGGATTGGTGCGGCATTGGCGATCGCTTTATTAGATACTTTTGATATCTCCGATCTGGTACAGGCGATCGTCAGCAACAATACCCAACTCCTGCTACAAACCCCTGGTGTGGGTGGCAAAACTGCCGAACGCATTTGTTTAGAACTGAAAAGCAAATTAGTCAGTTGGAGTCAAACAGCTGGACTCGCCACAACGACAGCCGCCATACCCTTAGCCCCAAATATTTTAGAAGAAGTGCAAGCCGCACTCCTCGCTGTCGGCTACAGCCCCAGCGAAATTTCTCAGGCACTAACAGCTGTCAGTCAAAACGCCCTCGTACCGAAAAACGCTAGCCCCGAAGAATGGATGAAACAGGCGATGACTTGGTTGAGTAGCCAGTGA
- a CDS encoding ABC transporter permease translates to MSVAKRQLPRLIRFSGRPSLSLQLTAIGLAITLIFLGIAILAPVFQAWGWIQNPTESLINPIHDPPSLKYLFGTTRQGYDVFSRTLYGTQAALQVVVLATAFGLVIGVPLGLVSGYLGGRLDRILLFFMDTIYTLPGLLLSVTLAFVVGRGILNAAIAISIAYIPQYYRVVRNHTVSVKTELFVEAAQAMGASTGRILTRYLFFNVVQSVPVLFTLNAADAILTLGGLGFLGLGLPEETPEWGHDLRLALEALPTGVWWTALFPGLGMTLMVVGLSLLGEGLNEFINPRLRRDNWSQTPP, encoded by the coding sequence ATGAGTGTGGCAAAACGTCAACTTCCCAGATTGATTCGATTTTCTGGTCGTCCTAGTCTATCCTTACAACTAACAGCGATAGGCTTGGCGATTACCCTGATTTTTTTAGGCATAGCAATACTCGCTCCTGTATTTCAAGCTTGGGGATGGATTCAAAACCCTACAGAGTCGCTGATTAACCCAATTCACGATCCACCTTCCCTCAAGTATTTATTTGGCACGACGCGCCAAGGTTATGACGTATTTTCGCGCACGCTATACGGCACTCAAGCGGCGTTGCAAGTGGTGGTATTAGCCACAGCCTTTGGATTGGTAATTGGCGTACCTTTAGGTTTAGTCAGTGGCTATCTCGGTGGCAGACTCGATCGCATATTGTTATTTTTTATGGACACGATCTACACGCTACCAGGACTTTTGCTTTCGGTAACGCTAGCCTTTGTCGTCGGTAGAGGAATATTAAATGCTGCGATCGCCATCAGTATCGCCTATATTCCCCAATATTACCGCGTTGTCCGCAACCACACCGTTAGCGTCAAAACCGAATTGTTTGTTGAAGCTGCCCAAGCTATGGGAGCCTCAACCGGAAGAATTCTAACTCGATACCTCTTTTTCAACGTCGTGCAGAGCGTACCAGTATTATTCACTCTCAATGCTGCCGATGCCATTTTAACGCTGGGTGGCTTAGGATTTTTAGGGTTAGGACTGCCAGAAGAAACACCAGAATGGGGTCACGATCTGCGTCTTGCCCTCGAAGCACTGCCAACAGGAGTATGGTGGACGGCGCTTTTTCCTGGCTTAGGCATGACATTAATGGTTGTAGGATTGTCTTTACTGGGTGAAGGCTTAAACGAATTTATCAACCCCCGTTTGCGGAGAGACAATTGGAGTCAAACACCACCGTAG
- a CDS encoding ROK family protein, which translates to MTNDQQVIGIDLGGSAIKLGRFLPDGTCLQSLTVPTPQPATPAAVLLVMVKAIAQVDPQRQAVAIGVGTPGPADAAGRIAKVAINLPDWYNIPLADWLEAKTGLPTVVANDANCAGVGEAWLGVGRRFKHFILLTIGTGVGGAIILDGELFSGHRGAAGELGLITLKPDGPPCKSGNQGSLEQYVSVTAIRRRTGKEPAELVALAEAGDPAALQFWSEYGMDLGAGLASLVYVLSPEAVAIGGGACACAEFFFPATWAEIERRVEPCSREGLQLVCAELGNQAGIVGAAKLALTKVVSNW; encoded by the coding sequence ATGACAAATGACCAACAAGTCATCGGTATTGATTTAGGCGGCTCGGCAATTAAGTTAGGGCGATTTTTGCCGGATGGGACTTGCTTGCAGTCTCTAACCGTGCCTACGCCCCAACCAGCTACGCCAGCAGCAGTATTATTGGTCATGGTAAAGGCGATCGCTCAAGTCGATCCGCAACGGCAAGCGGTGGCGATTGGTGTCGGAACTCCTGGTCCCGCTGATGCGGCGGGGCGAATTGCGAAAGTTGCGATTAATCTTCCCGACTGGTACAACATTCCTTTAGCCGATTGGTTAGAAGCAAAAACGGGCTTACCGACAGTCGTTGCTAACGATGCTAACTGTGCGGGTGTAGGGGAAGCGTGGCTGGGAGTTGGACGTAGGTTTAAACACTTCATTTTACTGACTATCGGTACGGGTGTCGGTGGGGCAATTATCCTTGACGGCGAGTTATTTAGCGGGCATCGCGGCGCGGCTGGGGAACTGGGGTTAATTACTTTGAAACCCGATGGTCCACCCTGTAAAAGTGGCAATCAAGGATCTTTAGAACAATACGTTTCCGTGACGGCAATTCGGCGGCGCACGGGCAAGGAACCAGCCGAGTTAGTTGCTTTGGCGGAAGCTGGAGATCCCGCAGCTTTGCAATTTTGGTCGGAATATGGTATGGATTTAGGGGCAGGGTTGGCAAGCCTAGTCTACGTGCTATCGCCAGAAGCAGTGGCGATCGGTGGCGGCGCGTGTGCGTGTGCGGAGTTTTTCTTTCCTGCAACATGGGCTGAAATCGAGCGTCGAGTTGAACCCTGTTCCCGCGAGGGCTTGCAATTAGTCTGCGCTGAGTTAGGCAATCAAGCGGGAATCGTGGGAGCGGCTAAATTGGCTTTGACAAAGGTAGTTAGTAATTGGTAA
- a CDS encoding mannosyltransferase family protein, translated as MRELRFAACMWLLSRSVVAVAMLFIAPALPKPPGGVVPNFGWGVFSAWDSLFYQQIATSGYAGDNVAFFPLFPLCIRALMLLGLSAEVAGILVNNLAFLGALLLLANWMARQYGTNAARWSTAVLAWCPLSLFGTVVYTEGLYLLCSTATLRAFEFKQYPGVALWGMLATATRPTGIAIVPALIIAAWKERRQSIAYLASLAAGGGLLLYSLYCRIYLGDWLAFGRAQQEWKRSLGFDIQGWWKMLMQVVVGTANWKSGRIEDPLHPLLFIAIIALAYSLWRWRSRFNPVKVGYGFCVLVLALWLLAGDPLLNTVAVLGGIYLLWHMRHQLTTIAIAYGFCGLGLLLVSGSTWSLTRLVYGIISLPIALSLLLSRHPRWGYITLVFFTILLILFSVRFAQELWVG; from the coding sequence ATGAGAGAGCTAAGATTTGCTGCTTGTATGTGGCTGCTGAGCCGCTCGGTGGTAGCAGTAGCGATGTTATTCATTGCACCTGCACTACCAAAACCACCAGGAGGCGTTGTTCCTAATTTTGGTTGGGGAGTTTTTTCTGCTTGGGATAGCCTCTTTTATCAACAGATTGCAACTTCTGGTTATGCAGGAGACAATGTTGCTTTTTTTCCGTTGTTTCCTCTGTGTATCCGTGCTTTGATGCTGCTGGGGTTATCAGCAGAAGTGGCGGGGATATTAGTAAATAATTTGGCGTTTTTAGGCGCGTTATTATTACTAGCTAATTGGATGGCTCGGCAGTATGGAACAAATGCAGCCCGGTGGAGTACAGCCGTGTTAGCTTGGTGTCCGCTGTCGTTGTTTGGTACGGTAGTCTACACTGAAGGGCTATATTTACTCTGTAGTACGGCAACTTTACGCGCTTTTGAATTTAAGCAGTATCCTGGGGTGGCGCTGTGGGGCATGTTGGCAACGGCGACTCGCCCAACCGGAATTGCGATTGTGCCTGCCTTAATTATCGCTGCTTGGAAAGAACGCCGCCAATCGATCGCCTATCTTGCTAGCTTGGCAGCTGGTGGCGGTCTATTACTCTACAGCCTCTACTGTAGGATTTATTTAGGCGATTGGCTGGCTTTCGGACGCGCCCAGCAGGAATGGAAGCGATCGCTAGGGTTTGACATACAAGGTTGGTGGAAGATGCTGATGCAAGTTGTTGTCGGCACTGCTAACTGGAAGTCTGGAAGGATCGAAGATCCGCTACATCCACTGTTATTTATCGCAATAATTGCGTTGGCTTATTCTCTTTGGCGCTGGCGTAGCCGATTCAATCCAGTTAAGGTAGGCTATGGTTTTTGCGTCCTAGTGTTGGCTTTGTGGCTGTTAGCAGGCGATCCGTTGCTGAATACGGTTGCTGTTTTAGGTGGGATTTACTTGTTATGGCATATGCGCCACCAACTAACTACTATAGCGATCGCCTATGGTTTTTGTGGTTTAGGATTATTACTTGTTTCTGGTAGTACTTGGTCTTTAACTCGGTTAGTTTACGGAATTATCTCCTTACCAATTGCACTTAGTTTATTACTGTCCCGCCATCCGCGTTGGGGATATATAACGTTAGTTTTTTTCACCATTTTACTAATCTTATTTTCAGTCAGATTTGCCCAAGAACTTTGGGTAGGGTGA
- a CDS encoding cytochrome-c peroxidase, with product MSHGLKHKPPNELSSKENETVFYRFIARFFAKLAAIFLAGIRFFTSFLARQIGGNQLSRKLKTSITIALLVIFTVLTGHTVSAQVGSPPIVPLNQVSIPEPDNIGEFIRNKTAAIALGKTLFWDMQLGTDGNVTCATCHFKAGADSRSKNQINPGLKAGDRVFNLAGAPNYQLTAADFPFHKLEDPNNIASRVISDSNDIAGSQGVFRANFVDIVPGSDKDNVTPQPDNIFRVQGINTRRVTDRHSPTVIDAVFNFRNFWDGSAQNIFNGVDRSGLRDPEALVLQATNRRRLRDVPVRIKNSSLASQAIAPITTAIETAAEDLPIAPLVIDLSETDNTVRVRDTNGNLVDSNSADIAASTDAIAQSSDTTAQSTRRRIIRRIGRKAGKKLLALLPLAKQLVAADDSVLGAFSKTPQPGLNKTYEQMIQEAFQPQWWDSNMVIRVNPNTGRRRFYRRPRNRPLSTIEYTLAEYNFSLFFGLAVQAYESTLVSSQTPFDQFLAGNRSAFTPQQQQGWQLFTRRGCIGCHASTELTAASFRNVAGRGRIGRAPIPGTPVEDTGFFAIGVRPPQEDVALGADDGFGNSLSEARLAQQGKFSQLLGENPPTLDPPLSPSDTILANGTFKTPGLRNIELTAPYFHNGGTLTLEQVIDFYSRGGDFGGLPVLNLTSNEKQAFVAFLRGLTDERVRFQRAPFDHPQLFVPNGHPGDQNAVTNDGRGQATDDLLEIPAVGRNGGNPIPDFLSNFSTTGTTLSQ from the coding sequence ATGAGTCATGGTTTGAAGCATAAACCACCAAACGAGTTATCAAGCAAAGAAAACGAAACAGTTTTCTATCGTTTTATAGCTCGTTTTTTTGCTAAATTAGCAGCTATTTTTTTGGCTGGTATTCGCTTTTTTACCTCATTTTTAGCTCGGCAGATTGGAGGAAATCAACTATCGAGAAAACTCAAAACTAGTATTACGATCGCCCTACTTGTGATTTTTACAGTCCTAACCGGACATACTGTATCAGCACAAGTTGGTAGTCCGCCGATCGTCCCTTTAAACCAAGTATCCATTCCCGAACCCGACAATATCGGCGAATTTATTCGCAATAAAACCGCCGCGATCGCGTTGGGAAAAACTTTATTCTGGGATATGCAACTCGGTACGGATGGTAATGTCACTTGTGCGACTTGTCACTTTAAAGCAGGTGCAGACAGCCGCTCGAAAAACCAAATCAACCCAGGATTAAAAGCAGGCGATCGCGTATTTAATCTTGCTGGCGCACCTAATTATCAGTTAACAGCGGCAGATTTTCCCTTTCATAAGCTAGAAGACCCCAATAATATCGCCTCTAGGGTTATATCTGACAGCAATGATATTGCAGGCTCCCAAGGGGTATTTCGAGCTAATTTTGTCGATATCGTGCCTGGAAGCGATAAAGATAACGTCACGCCGCAGCCAGATAATATTTTCAGAGTCCAAGGTATCAACACGCGGCGCGTCACAGATCGTCACTCCCCAACTGTCATCGATGCAGTCTTTAACTTCCGTAATTTCTGGGACGGCAGCGCCCAAAATATATTTAATGGAGTCGATCGCTCTGGATTGAGAGACCCAGAAGCTTTAGTCTTACAAGCCACTAACCGCAGGCGCTTGCGGGATGTACCAGTCAGAATTAAAAATTCCTCTTTGGCTTCCCAAGCCATAGCACCAATTACCACAGCAATTGAGACAGCAGCCGAAGATTTGCCAATCGCACCATTAGTCATCGATCTATCTGAGACGGATAACACCGTGAGGGTGAGGGATACTAACGGTAATTTAGTCGATAGTAACAGTGCTGATATCGCCGCCTCAACAGATGCGATCGCACAAAGCAGTGATACGACAGCACAATCGACCCGCCGAAGAATCATCAGGAGAATAGGGAGAAAGGCAGGTAAAAAACTCCTGGCTTTACTACCTTTAGCCAAACAGCTCGTTGCTGCCGATGATAGCGTTTTAGGTGCTTTCAGCAAAACACCTCAACCAGGTTTAAATAAAACCTACGAGCAGATGATTCAAGAAGCTTTCCAACCCCAGTGGTGGGACTCCAACATGGTGATTCGCGTCAATCCGAATACGGGTAGGCGAAGATTTTATCGCCGACCGCGAAACCGTCCCCTATCAACAATCGAGTATACGCTGGCAGAATACAATTTCTCTCTATTCTTTGGATTAGCAGTTCAAGCCTATGAATCTACTCTAGTTTCCAGCCAAACGCCCTTCGACCAATTCTTAGCAGGAAACCGCAGTGCTTTTACCCCGCAGCAACAGCAGGGATGGCAGCTTTTCACTCGCAGGGGTTGTATTGGCTGTCATGCAAGTACGGAACTCACTGCGGCTTCGTTTCGGAATGTGGCTGGTCGCGGTAGAATCGGACGAGCGCCAATCCCTGGAACTCCTGTGGAAGATACGGGATTTTTTGCCATTGGAGTTAGACCTCCACAGGAAGATGTTGCTTTAGGCGCTGATGATGGATTTGGCAATTCGCTGTCTGAAGCACGGTTGGCACAGCAAGGAAAATTTTCGCAATTATTGGGAGAAAACCCACCCACGCTCGATCCTCCCTTAAGTCCCAGCGATACCATCCTGGCGAATGGAACTTTCAAAACTCCAGGACTGAGAAATATAGAACTGACTGCTCCTTATTTTCATAACGGCGGAACTTTGACTTTAGAGCAAGTGATAGATTTTTACAGTCGCGGTGGAGATTTTGGCGGTTTGCCTGTATTGAACTTGACAAGCAATGAAAAACAAGCGTTTGTTGCCTTCCTGCGCGGACTGACCGATGAGCGAGTTCGCTTTCAAAGAGCGCCCTTCGACCACCCCCAGCTTTTTGTTCCCAACGGACACCCAGGCGACCAAAATGCTGTAACTAATGATGGTAGAGGGCAAGCAACAGACGATTTGCTAGAAATTCCTGCCGTGGGACGTAATGGAGGTAATCCGATTCCAGATTTTCTGTCTAATTTCTCTACGACAGGCACAACTTTGAGTCAGTAA
- a CDS encoding NAD(P)H-quinone oxidoreductase subunit N yields MDLANLATQLNAGTILPESIVLVTLMVVLVGDLIVGRSSSRWVAYAAIAGLLGSIIALYFQWDIANPIAFLGGFNGDDLSIVFRGIIALSAAVTILMSITYVEKSGTALAEFLVILLVATLGGMFLSGANELVMIFISLESLSISSYLLTGYTKRDPRSNEAALKYLLIGASSTAVFLYGVSLLYGLSGGQTELSAIATGIVQANAGQSLGLAISLVFVIAGIGFKISAAPFHQWTPDVYEGAPTPVIAFLSVGSKAAGFALAIRLLSTAFPLLSSEWKFVFTALAVLSMILGNVVALAQTSMKRMLAYSSIAQAGFVMIGLIAGTEAGYASMVFYLLVYLFMNLGGFCCVVLFSLRTGTDQISEYSGLYQKDPLLTLCLSICLLSLGGIPPLAGFFGKIYLFWAGWQAGQYGLVLLGLVTTVVSIYYYIRVVRMMVVKEPQEMSDVVKNYPEINWTLSGMRPLQVGIVLSLIATSLAGILSNPLFTLANNSIANTPILQPVIIGSAATQSLAPVPKTAPPVSLTDRT; encoded by the coding sequence ATGGATTTAGCCAATCTTGCAACCCAGTTGAATGCTGGGACGATTTTGCCAGAGAGTATCGTCCTCGTTACTCTCATGGTGGTTTTAGTTGGTGACTTGATTGTGGGTCGTAGTTCCTCGCGCTGGGTTGCTTATGCAGCGATCGCAGGGCTGCTTGGTTCCATAATCGCTCTCTATTTTCAATGGGATATTGCCAATCCAATAGCTTTCTTAGGCGGCTTTAATGGTGATGACCTGAGCATAGTTTTTCGCGGTATTATCGCGCTGTCTGCCGCTGTCACCATTTTGATGTCAATTACCTACGTCGAAAAAAGCGGTACTGCTTTGGCGGAGTTTCTCGTCATTTTGCTCGTTGCCACATTGGGGGGAATGTTCCTGTCTGGAGCAAACGAGCTAGTGATGATTTTTATCTCTCTAGAGTCTTTAAGTATTTCCTCTTATCTACTGACGGGATATACCAAGCGCGACCCCCGTTCTAACGAGGCGGCGCTGAAATACCTATTGATTGGTGCTTCCTCTACAGCCGTCTTCCTTTACGGCGTATCCCTACTCTACGGACTCTCGGGCGGACAAACTGAACTGAGCGCGATCGCCACTGGGATCGTCCAAGCTAACGCGGGTCAGTCTCTCGGTCTGGCGATCTCCCTCGTCTTCGTCATCGCGGGAATTGGCTTCAAAATCTCCGCTGCACCTTTCCACCAATGGACTCCAGACGTTTATGAAGGTGCGCCCACTCCAGTCATTGCTTTCTTATCTGTAGGTTCTAAAGCCGCTGGGTTTGCCCTTGCCATTCGCCTTCTTTCTACCGCTTTTCCCTTACTTTCTAGCGAGTGGAAGTTTGTTTTCACCGCTCTCGCCGTCCTGAGTATGATTTTGGGTAACGTCGTTGCTCTAGCTCAGACCAGCATGAAACGGATGTTGGCTTATTCTTCGATTGCCCAAGCCGGATTCGTCATGATTGGTTTAATTGCGGGTACGGAAGCAGGATACGCCAGTATGGTATTTTACCTGTTGGTATATCTGTTCATGAACCTGGGCGGCTTCTGCTGCGTCGTTCTATTCTCCCTCCGCACTGGAACCGACCAAATTAGCGAATACTCAGGTTTATATCAAAAAGATCCCTTGCTGACTCTATGCCTCAGCATTTGCCTGCTGTCTTTGGGAGGTATTCCACCATTAGCCGGTTTCTTCGGCAAGATCTATTTATTCTGGGCTGGCTGGCAAGCCGGACAGTATGGATTGGTATTGCTAGGACTCGTTACCACCGTAGTTTCAATTTACTACTACATCCGTGTCGTCAGGATGATGGTGGTCAAAGAACCGCAGGAAATGTCCGATGTGGTGAAAAACTATCCCGAAATCAACTGGACTTTATCAGGGATGCGTCCGCTACAAGTGGGCATCGTACTTTCTTTAATTGCGACATCTCTAGCTGGAATTCTCTCTAACCCACTGTTTACCTTGGCGAATAATTCCATTGCCAATACGCCGATCCTGCAACCAGTCATCATCGGCTCAGCCGCGACACAAAGCCTTGCACCAGTACCTAAAACTGCGCCACCAGTAAGTTTGACAGATCGGACTTAA
- the plsX gene encoding phosphate acyltransferase PlsX, protein MGKTRARIAIDAMGGDHAPAEIVAGALRARDELGVEVILVGDRQQIEAVLPANTNLGQLEIVPAEGTIEMHEEPLSGIRRKPKASINVAMNLVKQKQADAVVSAGHSGAAMASALLRLGRLSGIDRPAIGAVFPTIVASKQVLILDVGANVDCRPKFLEQFAVMGTVYSKYVLGISEPKVGLLNIGEEESKGNDLALQAYQLLQANPKVPFVGNAEGRDILSGDFDVIVCDGFAGNVLLKFAEAVGEVLLQILREELPQGLHGQLGVSLLRPNLKRIKQRVDHAEHGGGLLLGVAGICIISHGSSQAPSIFNAIRLAREAVDNEVLERIQGSVAIAEE, encoded by the coding sequence ATGGGAAAGACTCGCGCACGAATCGCAATAGACGCTATGGGGGGAGACCACGCACCCGCTGAAATTGTTGCTGGTGCTCTGCGAGCAAGGGATGAATTAGGCGTAGAGGTCATACTGGTGGGCGATCGCCAGCAGATTGAAGCCGTCTTGCCCGCTAATACTAATCTCGGTCAGTTAGAAATCGTCCCTGCTGAAGGGACGATAGAAATGCACGAGGAGCCTCTGAGTGGCATTAGGCGCAAGCCCAAAGCTTCGATTAACGTAGCAATGAATTTGGTCAAGCAAAAACAGGCAGATGCCGTAGTCTCAGCCGGACACTCAGGTGCAGCGATGGCATCGGCATTATTACGTTTGGGAAGACTATCAGGAATCGATCGCCCAGCGATTGGAGCCGTGTTTCCCACAATCGTTGCTAGCAAGCAAGTTTTGATCCTAGATGTGGGTGCAAACGTCGATTGTCGCCCCAAGTTCTTAGAACAATTTGCGGTTATGGGGACGGTTTACAGCAAATACGTTCTAGGTATTTCCGAACCTAAAGTCGGTTTACTAAATATTGGCGAGGAAGAATCCAAAGGGAACGATCTCGCGCTTCAAGCTTACCAACTGCTCCAAGCTAACCCGAAAGTTCCATTTGTCGGAAATGCCGAAGGGCGAGATATTCTCTCGGGTGATTTTGATGTAATCGTGTGCGATGGCTTTGCTGGTAACGTGCTGTTGAAATTTGCCGAAGCAGTGGGAGAAGTGTTGCTGCAAATCCTGCGTGAAGAGTTACCCCAAGGATTGCACGGTCAGTTAGGCGTATCGCTGTTGCGACCAAACCTGAAACGCATCAAGCAGCGGGTAGATCATGCCGAACATGGAGGCGGATTGCTTTTGGGTGTCGCAGGGATCTGCATTATCAGCCACGGTAGCTCTCAAGCGCCGTCGATTTTTAATGCCATTCGTCTGGCAAGAGAAGCAGTAGACAACGAAGTGCTAGAGCGGATTCAAGGCTCGGTAGCGATCGCGGAAGAATGA
- a CDS encoding beta-ketoacyl-ACP synthase III, translated as MVQQSGVIITGSGSATPATVLDNQSLSQLVDTSDEWIRSRTGIGSRRLATASESLSSIAAAAGQEAIAMAGITPAEIDLILLATSSADDLFGSACQVQARLGASNAVAFDLTAACSGFVFGMVTAAQYIRTGVYQNVLLIGADVLSRWVDWEDRRTCVLFGDGAGAVVMQADTRDRLLGFELKSDGTENHCLNLSYQGKPKQLMDRVEVTQGTYQPITMNGKEVYRFAVQRVPEVIDKALFRANLTVDNIDWLLLHQANQRILDAVADRLKIPAHKVISNLAHYGNTSAASIPLALDEAVRQGQVQPNHIIAASGFGAGLTWGAAIFQWK; from the coding sequence ATGGTACAACAATCAGGCGTAATTATTACAGGTAGCGGTTCCGCCACACCAGCAACCGTGTTAGATAACCAGAGTCTCAGTCAACTGGTAGACACATCCGATGAGTGGATTAGAAGTCGTACGGGCATTGGTAGCAGGCGGCTAGCCACGGCATCGGAGTCTTTAAGCTCGATCGCCGCTGCTGCTGGACAAGAGGCGATCGCGATGGCAGGCATTACACCAGCCGAGATCGATCTGATTCTTTTAGCAACATCCAGCGCCGACGATCTTTTTGGGAGTGCTTGTCAAGTCCAAGCACGCCTGGGCGCGAGTAATGCTGTAGCCTTCGATCTGACCGCAGCTTGTTCTGGATTTGTGTTTGGCATGGTTACTGCTGCCCAATACATCCGCACGGGAGTCTATCAGAACGTTTTGCTGATTGGGGCAGATGTGCTGTCTCGTTGGGTAGATTGGGAAGATCGGCGTACCTGCGTCCTATTTGGCGATGGTGCGGGAGCTGTCGTGATGCAAGCAGACACACGCGATCGCTTACTCGGATTTGAACTCAAAAGCGACGGTACGGAAAACCACTGCCTCAACCTCAGCTATCAGGGCAAACCAAAACAACTCATGGATAGGGTGGAAGTAACTCAAGGAACTTATCAACCCATCACCATGAACGGTAAAGAAGTCTATCGTTTTGCCGTGCAGAGAGTTCCAGAAGTCATTGACAAAGCCCTGTTTCGTGCCAATCTCACTGTTGACAACATCGATTGGTTGCTCCTGCATCAAGCTAACCAGCGCATTCTCGATGCTGTAGCCGATCGCTTAAAAATTCCCGCCCATAAAGTTATTAGCAATCTCGCCCATTACGGCAACACCTCCGCCGCCTCCATTCCCCTGGCACTCGACGAAGCAGTCCGCCAAGGACAAGTGCAACCCAACCACATCATCGCCGCCTCTGGCTTTGGCGCAGGCTTGACCTGGGGAGCCGCAATTTTTCAATGGAAATAG
- the fabD gene encoding ACP S-malonyltransferase produces the protein MTKTAWVFPGQGSQATGMGMDLLEIDYAKDKFAQAEEILGWSVVEICQSEDDSLSRTLYTQPCMYVVESILADLLRQQGRQPDLVAGHSLGEYAALYVAGVFDWSSGLRLIKSRAELMDSVSGGMMVALIGFDRTQLETQLQQMSDVVLANDNSPAQVVISGTPTAVQELIANIKTKRAMPLKVSGAFHSPFMAAAASEFQQVLATVTFNTATIPVLSNVEPVPTVDAAILKDRLTHQMTGGVRWRETVQHFVEEGVQQVVEIGPGNVLTGLIKRTSPDLGLENISGKETLV, from the coding sequence ATGACTAAAACAGCATGGGTATTTCCAGGGCAAGGCTCGCAAGCAACTGGCATGGGGATGGATTTGTTAGAAATCGATTATGCCAAAGATAAGTTTGCCCAGGCAGAAGAAATTTTAGGTTGGTCTGTCGTTGAAATTTGCCAGAGCGAAGATGACAGCCTGTCGCGCACGCTCTACACCCAGCCTTGTATGTACGTTGTAGAATCTATTCTTGCCGACTTGTTACGACAACAAGGACGACAACCAGACTTAGTAGCAGGTCATAGCTTAGGAGAATATGCTGCTCTCTACGTTGCTGGCGTGTTTGATTGGTCGTCGGGATTACGCCTGATTAAAAGCCGTGCCGAACTGATGGACAGCGTTTCTGGTGGTATGATGGTGGCTCTCATTGGTTTCGATCGCACCCAGTTAGAAACACAACTGCAACAAATGTCCGATGTTGTCCTGGCAAACGATAACAGCCCAGCTCAGGTCGTAATTTCTGGCACTCCCACCGCCGTGCAAGAGTTGATTGCTAACATCAAAACGAAACGGGCTATGCCCTTAAAAGTATCGGGAGCCTTCCACTCGCCATTTATGGCAGCAGCCGCCAGCGAGTTTCAACAAGTATTAGCAACCGTCACCTTTAACACGGCAACAATTCCAGTTTTATCGAACGTGGAACCAGTGCCAACTGTAGACGCAGCGATTTTAAAAGATCGGCTGACACATCAAATGACAGGTGGAGTCCGCTGGCGCGAGACAGTTCAGCACTTTGTAGAGGAAGGCGTGCAACAGGTGGTAGAAATTGGTCCAGGTAACGTCCTGACTGGATTAATCAAGCGGACTTCCCCTGACTTAGGTTTAGAAAATATTAGTGGTAAGGAAACACTCGTGTAG